The Phyllopteryx taeniolatus isolate TA_2022b chromosome 14, UOR_Ptae_1.2, whole genome shotgun sequence genome has a window encoding:
- the guk1a gene encoding guanylate kinase isoform X1, which translates to MADGKWSASQTGSPAMAGPRPVVLSGPSGAGKSTLLKKLMKEYSGVFGFSVSHTTRNPRPGEENGKDYHYVTRGAMQAAIDGGEFIESAEFSGNMYGTSRAAVEAVKARNLICILDIDMQGVKNIKKTDLNPIYISIQPPSLEVLETRLRDRKTESEESLQRRLHAAKVDIDLSKEPNMFDILIVNDNLEDAYGHLRDALLEEINMVKKINMSS; encoded by the exons ATGGCCGATGGCAAATGGAGTGCATCACAGACAGGTAGCCCAG ctatgGCTGGACCGAGGCCTGTGGTGCTGAGCGGCCCATCCGGGGCGGGCAAAAGCACGCTGCTCAAGAAGCTCATGAAGGAATACAGTGGCGTCTTTGGGTTCAGTGTCTCAC ATACAACAAGAAACCCACGACCTGGAGAAGAGAATGGCAAAG ATTACCATTACGTCACACGGGGAGCCATGCAGGCCGCCATCGATGGGGGCGAATTCATCGAGAGCGCAGAGTTTTCCGGGAACATGTACGGGACGAGCAGAGCGGCCGTGGAGGCAGTCAAGGCCCGCAACCTCATTTGCATACTCGACATCGACATGCAAGGGGTCAAGAATATCAAGAAGACTGACCTCAATCCCATTTACATCTCCATCCAGCCTCCATCTTTGGAAGTCCTG GAAACCCGTCTAAGAGACAGAAAAACAGAGTCAGAAGAGAGCTTGCAGAGGCGCTTGCACGCCGCCAAGGTGGACATTGACTTAA GTAAAGAACCCAACATGTTTGACATCCTCATCGTCAATGACAACTTGGAAGATGCTTACGGACACTTAAGAGACGCTCTTCTTGAG GAAATCAACATGGTCAAGAAAATCAACATGTCTTCGTAG
- the guk1a gene encoding guanylate kinase isoform X2, producing MYMRYFARLYSAMAGPRPVVLSGPSGAGKSTLLKKLMKEYSGVFGFSVSHTTRNPRPGEENGKDYHYVTRGAMQAAIDGGEFIESAEFSGNMYGTSRAAVEAVKARNLICILDIDMQGVKNIKKTDLNPIYISIQPPSLEVLETRLRDRKTESEESLQRRLHAAKVDIDLSKEPNMFDILIVNDNLEDAYGHLRDALLEEINMVKKINMSS from the exons ATGTATATGAGATATTTCGCCAGGCTTTACTCAG ctatgGCTGGACCGAGGCCTGTGGTGCTGAGCGGCCCATCCGGGGCGGGCAAAAGCACGCTGCTCAAGAAGCTCATGAAGGAATACAGTGGCGTCTTTGGGTTCAGTGTCTCAC ATACAACAAGAAACCCACGACCTGGAGAAGAGAATGGCAAAG ATTACCATTACGTCACACGGGGAGCCATGCAGGCCGCCATCGATGGGGGCGAATTCATCGAGAGCGCAGAGTTTTCCGGGAACATGTACGGGACGAGCAGAGCGGCCGTGGAGGCAGTCAAGGCCCGCAACCTCATTTGCATACTCGACATCGACATGCAAGGGGTCAAGAATATCAAGAAGACTGACCTCAATCCCATTTACATCTCCATCCAGCCTCCATCTTTGGAAGTCCTG GAAACCCGTCTAAGAGACAGAAAAACAGAGTCAGAAGAGAGCTTGCAGAGGCGCTTGCACGCCGCCAAGGTGGACATTGACTTAA GTAAAGAACCCAACATGTTTGACATCCTCATCGTCAATGACAACTTGGAAGATGCTTACGGACACTTAAGAGACGCTCTTCTTGAG GAAATCAACATGGTCAAGAAAATCAACATGTCTTCGTAG